In Halorussus limi, a genomic segment contains:
- a CDS encoding LA2681 family HEPN domain-containing protein — MPDVPDNLQDLSEHIHVNRGIENPDAAYTTLVNADDADWAELHDETRLHLTGVLYNLSEDLQRQDGLDRIIELHTETFPDTDALSPAHEAIRHYQLANAYSLRHTVTGDDTQHTFFESTDLLNAIGHARASVSDEYDTDVTPTQQLQRYTNFAGYLARTGRVCEALHWHHKAVEINPEHGMALGKRAITKQYYASLVPSQSYAARILHSAYTDYEAALQNADDVYPQAKTRFRAGMESIEQFADDQLTIETEDEYELGDGKFDVKYHEWVLNNRLYLNPLNDISMHSFVAHDPVTLPGMIMPDGEEFPYPGVFNQIKQEFVSARYMYYEGWMRSVGHSSDRNVTLQDTLDYSVYGYRTEQIKSAFRTAYSVFDKIAVIINEYYDLGHDDPSFRSVWHNRGHYSKGLEEQFVDSDNWALNALFWLRKDFHEDSGQNDDESPVVVAHELRDLRNAIEHDYLKVYRDGIVSEPPDRSWLQDTQYYPVGEKELREVTVEMLRLARAALLYTTFALAEEERMKREEIDGTVLPMGGNATIPDDEKR; from the coding sequence ATGCCTGACGTCCCAGATAATCTTCAGGACCTTTCCGAACACATCCACGTGAACCGTGGTATCGAGAATCCAGACGCCGCGTACACTACCCTCGTCAACGCAGACGATGCAGACTGGGCGGAGCTCCACGATGAAACGCGACTACACCTCACCGGCGTGCTGTACAACCTGTCGGAAGACCTGCAACGGCAAGACGGGTTAGATCGCATCATCGAATTGCACACCGAAACGTTCCCCGACACTGACGCCTTGTCACCGGCACACGAAGCGATTCGACACTACCAATTAGCGAACGCGTACTCGCTCCGACACACCGTCACCGGCGACGATACGCAACACACGTTCTTCGAATCTACCGACCTGTTAAACGCGATCGGGCATGCCAGAGCTAGCGTCAGCGACGAATACGACACCGACGTCACACCCACACAACAACTCCAACGGTACACGAATTTCGCCGGGTACCTCGCCAGAACCGGAAGGGTATGCGAAGCACTGCACTGGCATCACAAAGCCGTTGAAATCAATCCGGAACACGGCATGGCGCTCGGCAAACGCGCAATCACGAAACAGTACTACGCTAGCCTGGTACCGTCACAATCGTACGCCGCCCGGATCCTCCACTCAGCGTACACCGATTACGAAGCCGCGTTGCAGAACGCTGACGACGTGTACCCGCAAGCCAAGACACGATTCCGAGCCGGGATGGAGTCTATCGAACAGTTCGCCGACGACCAGTTAACGATCGAAACTGAAGACGAGTACGAGCTCGGTGACGGGAAATTCGACGTCAAGTACCACGAGTGGGTGCTCAACAACCGGTTGTACCTGAACCCGTTGAACGATATCTCAATGCACTCATTCGTCGCGCACGACCCTGTCACACTCCCGGGAATGATCATGCCCGATGGAGAGGAATTTCCGTATCCCGGTGTATTCAACCAGATCAAACAGGAGTTCGTGTCCGCGCGGTACATGTATTATGAAGGGTGGATGAGATCAGTCGGGCATTCCTCTGATAGGAATGTCACGCTGCAAGATACGCTCGATTACTCCGTGTACGGGTACCGAACCGAGCAAATCAAATCCGCGTTCCGAACGGCGTACTCCGTATTCGATAAAATCGCCGTCATCATCAACGAGTACTACGATCTCGGACACGACGACCCGTCATTCCGGTCAGTATGGCACAACCGTGGGCACTACAGTAAGGGGTTAGAAGAACAGTTCGTGGACTCGGATAACTGGGCGTTGAACGCGTTGTTCTGGCTCAGGAAAGATTTCCATGAAGACTCCGGGCAGAACGACGACGAGTCGCCGGTTGTGGTCGCGCATGAACTCCGAGACCTCCGGAATGCGATCGAGCACGACTATCTTAAAGTGTACCGTGATGGGATCGTGTCCGAACCCCCGGACAGAAGTTGGTTGCAAGACACGCAGTACTACCCGGTCGGTGAGAAAGAGTTGCGAGAGGTGACGGTGGAAATGCTGCGATTAGCTCGCGCAGCGCTGCTGTACACGACGTTCGCGTTAGCAGAAGAGGAACGGATGAAGCGAGAAGAAATTGACGGGACTGTCCTGCCGATGGGCGGGAACGCCACGATACCCGATGATGAGAAACGGTGA